The proteins below come from a single uncultured Carboxylicivirga sp. genomic window:
- a CDS encoding flavodoxin, translated as MKTAIFYGSSLGNTHFVAEKIQKNWPGAECRSVIDLRSSDILKYDLIILGTSTWGVGNMQDDFEMFVDLLLSLDLKDKTFALFGCGDQQTYPDTFCNGMGSLYHLIADKGWKIIGSWSTEGYDFSESEAVIDDCFVGLALDEDNEPDMSDYRIEHWVAQLKKELDL; from the coding sequence ATGAAAACCGCTATATTTTACGGATCATCATTAGGTAATACTCATTTTGTAGCAGAAAAAATACAGAAAAATTGGCCGGGTGCTGAATGTCGTTCTGTTATTGACCTACGGAGTAGTGATATACTAAAATACGATTTAATCATTTTAGGAACTTCTACCTGGGGAGTGGGTAATATGCAGGATGATTTTGAAATGTTTGTTGATTTACTTTTATCCCTCGATTTGAAAGACAAAACATTTGCCTTGTTTGGATGTGGGGATCAGCAAACTTATCCTGATACTTTTTGCAATGGTATGGGAAGTCTTTATCATTTGATTGCAGATAAAGGTTGGAAAATAATTGGAAGTTGGTCGACTGAAGGTTATGATTTTTCCGAATCAGAAGCTGTGATTGACGATTGTTTTGTGGGATTGGCTTTAGATGAGGATAATGAGCCTGATATGAGCGATTACAGAATTGAGCATTGGGTTGCTCAACTTAAAAAAGAGTTGGATCTGTAA
- a CDS encoding O-methyltransferase yields MEYSIELEQYILDHIDEESDVLKELNRQTHIKMLQPRMLSGHVQGQILKMLVQMIAPMNVLEIGTFTGYSAISMAQGLEKEGSHIDTIEINDELEPFVKPFLQKSGFDKKITMIIGDALDVIPTLNKTYDLVFMDGDKRVYPAYYDLLIDKISPGGYILADNILWDGKIVQELKKNDRYTKGILDFNNKVKNDDRVEKVILPIRDGIFLIRKKH; encoded by the coding sequence ATGGAGTATTCTATCGAACTCGAACAATATATATTAGATCATATAGATGAAGAGAGTGATGTTTTGAAGGAACTTAACCGTCAAACGCACATTAAAATGTTGCAGCCTCGTATGTTAAGTGGGCATGTGCAGGGGCAAATATTAAAAATGTTGGTGCAAATGATTGCTCCCATGAATGTTTTGGAAATTGGAACATTTACAGGTTATTCGGCTATAAGTATGGCGCAAGGTCTTGAAAAAGAGGGTTCTCACATTGATACTATTGAAATCAATGATGAATTGGAACCTTTTGTGAAACCATTTCTTCAAAAATCGGGGTTTGATAAAAAAATTACGATGATTATTGGAGATGCTTTAGACGTAATTCCTACTTTGAATAAAACCTACGATTTGGTTTTTATGGATGGCGATAAGCGTGTTTATCCTGCGTATTACGATTTATTGATTGATAAAATATCTCCCGGAGGTTATATATTGGCTGATAATATATTGTGGGATGGTAAAATTGTGCAGGAGTTGAAAAAGAACGATCGTTATACCAAAGGAATACTTGATTTTAATAATAAGGTAAAAAACGATGATCGGGTTGAGAAAGTGATTTTACCTATAAGAGATGGTATTTTTCTTATCCGCAAAAAACACTAA
- a CDS encoding pitrilysin family protein: protein MEYQNFTLPNGIRIIHKQDKSHVGYCGLIINTGSRDEEESEHGMAHFIEHVVFKGTKKRKAYHILSRLDDVGGELNAYTTKEETCIYASFLKQDFQRAIELIQDITFNSVFPAKEIEKEKEVIVDEINSYKDSPAELIFDEFEEMVFANDPMGRNILGTPKHLKSFGKKQIEQFINRNYNTDQMVFASVGNVSFKKIVAWAEKYLGPVPINLRQHERPEVLPYTPQSLTIEKDTHQSHVIIGNVAYDFKHPNRMHLHLLNNLLGGPGMNSRLNMALREKNGIAYNVESSYAPYYGTGVFSIYFGTDQENLHRSFSIVDRELKKLKTKELGTLQLHKAIRQLKGQMAISADNRENLMLNMGKSYLLYDQVDSLDKVYKKIDSITAKELLDIANEVMADNQMSYLIYQ from the coding sequence ATGGAATATCAGAATTTTACATTGCCTAATGGCATTCGCATCATTCACAAGCAAGATAAGTCGCATGTGGGATATTGTGGGTTAATTATTAATACCGGATCGAGGGATGAGGAAGAGAGTGAGCATGGTATGGCTCATTTTATCGAGCATGTTGTTTTTAAAGGTACAAAAAAGCGAAAGGCATATCATATTTTAAGTCGTTTAGATGATGTGGGGGGAGAGTTAAACGCCTATACAACTAAGGAAGAAACTTGTATTTACGCTTCTTTTCTAAAACAGGATTTTCAGCGGGCAATTGAATTGATTCAGGATATAACATTCAATTCGGTATTTCCGGCTAAAGAAATTGAAAAAGAAAAAGAAGTAATTGTTGACGAGATTAATTCCTATAAAGATAGTCCAGCAGAACTGATTTTTGATGAGTTTGAAGAAATGGTATTTGCCAACGATCCAATGGGAAGAAATATTTTAGGAACACCTAAACATTTAAAGTCATTTGGAAAAAAACAAATTGAGCAGTTTATCAATCGAAATTACAATACCGATCAAATGGTATTTGCCAGTGTTGGTAATGTATCATTTAAAAAAATAGTGGCTTGGGCTGAGAAATATTTGGGGCCTGTGCCTATAAATTTACGTCAGCATGAACGTCCAGAAGTGTTACCTTATACGCCTCAATCATTGACAATTGAAAAAGATACGCATCAAAGCCACGTAATAATAGGAAATGTTGCCTATGATTTTAAGCATCCTAACAGAATGCATCTTCATTTATTAAATAATTTGTTGGGAGGGCCAGGTATGAATTCGAGGTTGAATATGGCTTTGCGTGAAAAAAATGGTATTGCTTATAATGTAGAGTCTAGTTATGCTCCTTACTATGGTACGGGTGTGTTTTCGATTTATTTTGGCACCGATCAGGAAAATCTGCATCGTTCGTTTTCTATAGTAGATCGAGAATTGAAAAAGCTTAAAACTAAGGAGCTGGGAACATTGCAATTGCATAAAGCAATTCGTCAGTTGAAAGGACAAATGGCTATATCGGCTGATAACAGAGAGAATCTAATGCTGAATATGGGTAAAAGTTATTTGTTGTATGATCAGGTTGATAGTTTGGATAAGGTATATAAAAAGATTGATTCCATAACAGCAAAAGAGCTTCTTGATATCGCTAATGAAGTGATGGCCGATAATCAGATGTCGTATTTAATTTATCAGTAA
- a CDS encoding dipeptidase: MQDLKQYIEENKQRFLDELFELIRIPSISSVADHKPDMFKAAEQWKKILLEAGADKAEVMETEGNPVTYGEKILDSSFPTVMVYGHMDVMPVDPINLWDSPPFEPEIRDGKIYARGADDDKGQGFMHAKAFEYLVKTNQLKCNVKFLIEGEEEVGSPNLPKFCEDNKELLKSDVILVSDTGMIAPDVPTITTGLRGLAYWEVEVTGPNRDLHSGMFGGAVANPINVLAKMITQMVDDNGHITIPGFYNDVIEVSDEERAMMAQAPYNEEEYKNALDVKELWGEKGYTTNERTGIRPSFDVCGIWGGYTGEGAKTVLPSKAYAKISSRLVPDQNHGQIAEMFKQHFESIAPEYVKVKVESLHGGQAYVCPIDLPAYQAAEKACETVFGKKPVPVRSGGSIPIISTFEEILGVKSVLMGFGLGSDAIHSPNENYPLEQFYNGIETIPYFYQYFAELKK; this comes from the coding sequence ATGCAAGATTTAAAACAATACATTGAAGAAAATAAACAACGATTTTTAGATGAGTTGTTCGAGTTAATTCGAATACCATCAATTAGTTCAGTTGCTGATCACAAACCCGATATGTTTAAGGCTGCAGAACAATGGAAGAAGATTTTGTTGGAAGCAGGTGCTGATAAAGCTGAGGTTATGGAGACAGAGGGTAATCCTGTAACCTATGGCGAAAAAATATTGGATTCATCATTTCCTACAGTAATGGTATATGGTCATATGGACGTTATGCCAGTTGATCCTATTAACCTTTGGGATTCTCCTCCATTTGAACCTGAAATTCGCGATGGAAAAATATACGCCCGAGGTGCCGACGATGATAAAGGACAGGGATTTATGCATGCCAAGGCATTTGAATATCTGGTTAAGACCAATCAGTTAAAATGTAACGTTAAGTTTTTGATTGAAGGAGAAGAAGAAGTGGGCTCTCCAAATCTTCCTAAGTTTTGTGAAGATAACAAAGAGCTATTGAAATCAGATGTGATTTTAGTTTCTGATACAGGCATGATTGCTCCGGATGTTCCAACTATTACAACAGGATTGAGAGGATTAGCCTACTGGGAGGTGGAAGTGACAGGCCCTAACCGAGATTTACACTCAGGTATGTTCGGAGGAGCAGTGGCAAATCCTATAAATGTTTTAGCCAAAATGATAACTCAAATGGTTGATGATAATGGACATATAACCATTCCTGGTTTTTACAACGATGTTATTGAAGTTTCGGATGAAGAAAGAGCAATGATGGCTCAGGCTCCATATAATGAAGAAGAGTACAAAAATGCATTGGATGTAAAAGAGTTATGGGGTGAAAAAGGTTATACAACCAATGAGCGTACCGGAATTAGGCCTTCTTTTGATGTTTGCGGTATTTGGGGAGGATACACCGGAGAAGGAGCCAAAACTGTATTGCCATCAAAAGCCTATGCTAAAATTTCATCGCGTTTGGTGCCGGATCAGAATCATGGGCAGATTGCAGAAATGTTTAAACAACATTTTGAATCCATTGCTCCCGAATATGTTAAGGTTAAAGTAGAGTCGTTACACGGAGGGCAGGCTTATGTTTGCCCGATAGACTTACCTGCATATCAGGCAGCTGAAAAGGCTTGTGAAACAGTGTTTGGCAAGAAACCAGTGCCTGTTCGTAGTGGAGGATCTATTCCTATTATTTCAACATTTGAAGAAATTTTAGGCGTAAAATCTGTTTTAATGGGATTTGGATTGGGTTCTGATGCTATTCATTCGCCAAACGAAAATTATCCGTTAGAGCAATTTTATAATGGTATTGAAACCATTCCATATTTCTATCAATATTTTGCTGAGTTGAAAAAATAG
- a CDS encoding YebC/PmpR family DNA-binding transcriptional regulator, translating to MGRAFEYRKATKLKRWGTMAKTFTKIGKQITICVKEAGPDPQSNSRLRVLIQNAKAANMPKDNVERAIKKATSKDTEDYKEIVYEGYGPFGTAFMVETATDNSTRTVANVRSYFNKYGGSLGTTGCVDYMFEHKCHFKVKMKDGIDLEELELEMIDFGIDEIFEDEGYMMVYGGFESFGPIQKYLEEAGFEIENAEFERIPQDTKELTEEQQTEIDKLLAKFEEDDDVTNVFNNIK from the coding sequence ATGGGACGCGCATTTGAATATAGAAAGGCCACTAAATTAAAACGTTGGGGAACAATGGCCAAGACGTTTACAAAGATTGGAAAGCAAATTACTATCTGTGTAAAGGAAGCAGGCCCTGATCCGCAAAGTAACTCCCGTTTGCGTGTGTTGATTCAGAATGCTAAGGCAGCCAACATGCCTAAGGATAATGTTGAACGAGCCATTAAAAAAGCTACCAGTAAGGATACTGAAGATTATAAAGAAATTGTATATGAAGGATACGGTCCTTTTGGTACTGCTTTTATGGTGGAAACAGCAACTGATAATTCAACCCGTACAGTTGCCAACGTGCGAAGTTACTTTAATAAGTATGGCGGTTCATTAGGTACAACTGGCTGTGTTGATTACATGTTTGAGCATAAATGTCACTTCAAAGTAAAGATGAAAGATGGCATCGATTTGGAAGAGCTTGAGCTTGAAATGATCGATTTCGGAATTGATGAGATTTTTGAGGATGAGGGGTATATGATGGTGTATGGCGGCTTTGAATCATTCGGGCCTATTCAGAAATACCTTGAAGAAGCCGGTTTTGAAATTGAAAATGCGGAGTTTGAACGCATCCCTCAGGATACAAAAGAACTAACCGAGGAACAGCAAACCGAAATTGATAAATTATTGGCTAAGTTTGAAGAAGATGATGATGTAACCAACGTCTTCAACAATATTAAATAG